A genomic segment from Halomonas sp. GD1P12 encodes:
- the glmS gene encoding glutamine--fructose-6-phosphate transaminase (isomerizing), whose amino-acid sequence MCGIVAAVAQRNVQEILLEGLRRLEYRGYDSAGMTVPSGGQLKRHRAVGKVAALAQKLEDAPLPGTFGIAHTRWATHGTPVEANAHPHHSSDRVAVVHNGIIENFESIKRRLEGDGYTFESQTDTEVIAHLLDERIKGGASLYEATRQIVDQLGGAYALGVVSAAEPNVVIGARQGSPLVVGVGIDEAFLASDPMALLPVTDRFIYLEEGDLVVLREHGKVQVIDRDGTSVDRPVQTFEHGDGAASKGEYRHYMLKEIFEQPGLISAALEGRLSADSVLVESFGPEAVSLFKATRQIHIVACGTSYHAGMVARYWLERYAGVPVQVEVASEYRYRCPVVPDDTLFVTLSQSGETADTMAALRFAKTLGYVGTLAICNVPGSSLVRESDVALMTRAGPEIGVASTKAFTTQLVALMLLTLSVAKVKERGDYRDIVEVLRTLPELCQKVLALDSQIETLSQAFAEKHHALFLGRGAHYPVALEGALKLKEISYIHAEAYPAGELKHGPLALVDSEMPVVSVAPNDDLLEKLKSNLQEVRARGGQLFVFADENVGIKPEEGIEVLTLPHVHEALAPLLYTLPLQLLSYHVAVLKGTDVDQPRNLAKSVTVE is encoded by the coding sequence ATGTGTGGCATCGTCGCAGCGGTTGCACAGCGCAACGTACAGGAAATTCTGCTGGAGGGTCTTCGGCGCCTGGAGTACCGGGGCTATGACTCTGCCGGAATGACGGTGCCAAGCGGTGGCCAGCTAAAGCGCCACCGTGCGGTCGGCAAGGTGGCCGCACTGGCACAAAAACTCGAGGATGCACCGCTGCCCGGCACCTTCGGCATTGCCCACACCCGCTGGGCCACCCACGGCACGCCCGTCGAGGCCAACGCCCACCCGCACCACAGCAGCGACCGGGTCGCCGTGGTGCATAACGGCATCATCGAAAACTTCGAATCGATCAAACGCCGCCTCGAAGGCGACGGCTATACGTTTGAGTCGCAAACCGATACCGAAGTGATCGCTCATCTGCTCGACGAGCGTATCAAGGGGGGCGCGAGTCTTTATGAGGCGACCCGGCAGATCGTCGACCAGCTCGGCGGCGCCTACGCGCTGGGGGTAGTGAGCGCCGCGGAGCCGAACGTGGTGATCGGCGCCCGTCAGGGAAGCCCCCTGGTGGTCGGCGTGGGCATCGACGAGGCGTTTCTCGCCTCGGATCCGATGGCGCTTTTGCCGGTGACCGACCGCTTCATCTATCTCGAAGAGGGCGATCTGGTGGTGCTGCGCGAGCACGGCAAGGTTCAGGTGATCGACCGCGACGGAACATCCGTCGACCGCCCGGTTCAGACCTTCGAGCACGGTGACGGTGCGGCGAGCAAGGGTGAATACCGCCACTACATGCTCAAGGAGATCTTCGAGCAGCCCGGGCTGATCAGCGCGGCGCTGGAAGGGCGCTTGAGCGCCGACAGCGTGCTGGTCGAAAGCTTCGGCCCCGAGGCGGTGTCGCTGTTCAAGGCCACGCGCCAGATCCATATCGTCGCCTGTGGCACGAGCTACCATGCAGGTATGGTCGCGCGCTACTGGCTCGAGCGCTACGCCGGCGTGCCGGTTCAGGTGGAGGTCGCCTCGGAGTATCGCTACCGCTGCCCGGTGGTACCAGACGACACGCTGTTCGTCACGCTCTCCCAGTCCGGCGAAACCGCGGACACCATGGCGGCGCTGCGCTTTGCCAAAACCCTGGGCTATGTGGGAACGCTTGCGATCTGCAACGTGCCGGGAAGCTCGCTGGTACGCGAATCCGATGTGGCGCTGATGACCCGCGCTGGCCCGGAGATCGGCGTGGCCTCGACCAAGGCATTCACCACCCAGCTGGTGGCGCTGATGCTGCTGACGCTGTCGGTGGCGAAGGTAAAAGAGCGGGGCGATTACCGCGACATCGTCGAAGTACTGCGCACGCTGCCCGAGCTTTGCCAAAAAGTGCTGGCGCTGGATAGCCAGATCGAGACGCTCTCCCAGGCCTTTGCCGAGAAGCACCACGCGCTCTTTTTAGGGCGTGGCGCCCACTACCCGGTAGCGCTGGAAGGCGCGCTCAAGCTCAAGGAGATCTCCTACATTCACGCCGAGGCGTACCCGGCCGGTGAGCTCAAGCACGGCCCTCTTGCGCTGGTCGACAGCGAAATGCCGGTAGTTTCGGTGGCGCCCAACGATGACCTGCTCGAAAAGCTCAAGTCGAACCTGCAGGAAGTTCGCGCTCGCGGCGGGCAGCTTTTTGTCTTCGCCGACGAGAACGTGGGCATCAAGCCCGAGGAAGGCATCGAGGTACTGACATTACCCCACGTGCACGAAGCGCTGGCGCCGCTTCTCTATACGCTTCCGCTGCAGCTTCTGAGTTATCACGTGGCGGTACTCAAGGGCACCGACGTCGACCAGCCGCGTAACCTGGCCAAGAGCGTCACCGTCGAATAA
- the glmU gene encoding bifunctional UDP-N-acetylglucosamine diphosphorylase/glucosamine-1-phosphate N-acetyltransferase GlmU has protein sequence MQELDIVILAAGKGSRMRSQTPKVLHQLAGKPLVQHVLDSAFALSPTRTHVVIGHGADQLREALEGQNVNFAVQTEQKGTGHAVAQAQSQWGSGKVLVLYGDVPLIQTDTLRALLDQVDDRHMGLLTVTLPDPTGYGRIKRNEQGEAVAIVEQKDASRDELAITECNTGIMAMTSEQLSRWLPKLSDQNAQGEYYLTDVIELASNEGTRVCTAQPQSALEVEGINNRAQMARLERAHQLMLAEALMEQGVALADPTRLDVRGSLTCGEDVFIDVGCVFEGEVRLEKGVRVGPYSVIKNSTLGPDSTIDSHSVIEDTVTTGHNQIGPFARLRPGTRLARGAKIGNFVETKNAEVGEGSKINHLSYVGDARLGRDVNVGAGVITCNYDGANKHQTVIENGAFIGSNSALVAPVLIGAGATVGAGSTVTRDVDDHALALARSQQTQKTPWSRPAKKTS, from the coding sequence GTGCAAGAACTCGATATCGTCATTCTCGCCGCTGGCAAGGGCTCGAGAATGCGCTCGCAAACGCCCAAGGTGCTCCATCAACTGGCCGGTAAACCTTTGGTTCAGCACGTGCTGGATAGCGCTTTTGCGCTTTCGCCCACGCGTACCCATGTGGTGATCGGCCACGGCGCAGACCAGCTGCGCGAAGCGCTCGAAGGCCAGAACGTTAATTTCGCCGTCCAGACCGAGCAGAAAGGCACCGGCCACGCCGTCGCCCAGGCCCAATCGCAGTGGGGAAGCGGCAAGGTACTGGTGCTCTACGGCGACGTGCCCTTGATTCAAACCGACACCCTGCGCGCGCTGCTCGACCAGGTCGACGATCGCCACATGGGGCTCTTGACGGTCACGCTTCCCGACCCCACCGGCTACGGGCGCATCAAGCGCAACGAGCAGGGCGAGGCGGTCGCCATCGTCGAGCAAAAGGATGCCAGCCGTGACGAGCTCGCCATCACCGAATGCAACACCGGCATCATGGCGATGACCAGCGAGCAGCTCTCGCGCTGGCTGCCAAAGCTCTCGGATCAAAACGCCCAGGGCGAGTACTACCTGACCGACGTGATCGAGCTTGCAAGTAATGAAGGCACCCGAGTCTGCACCGCCCAGCCGCAAAGCGCTCTCGAGGTCGAAGGCATCAACAATCGCGCTCAGATGGCCAGGCTTGAGCGCGCCCACCAGCTTATGCTGGCCGAGGCGTTGATGGAGCAGGGCGTGGCGCTGGCGGACCCGACACGGCTGGACGTGCGCGGCTCGCTCACCTGTGGCGAGGACGTCTTCATCGACGTCGGGTGCGTGTTCGAAGGCGAAGTACGCCTGGAAAAAGGCGTACGCGTCGGGCCCTACAGTGTGATTAAAAACAGCACGCTGGGCCCCGATAGTACGATTGACAGCCACAGCGTAATAGAAGATACCGTAACCACTGGCCACAATCAGATTGGCCCCTTTGCCCGACTGCGCCCGGGAACGCGGCTGGCGCGGGGGGCCAAAATTGGCAACTTCGTCGAGACCAAGAATGCCGAGGTGGGCGAAGGCAGTAAGATCAACCATTTGAGTTATGTAGGCGATGCGCGTTTGGGCCGCGATGTGAACGTGGGCGCCGGCGTGATTACCTGCAATTACGACGGTGCGAACAAGCATCAAACCGTCATCGAGAACGGTGCGTTCATCGGCTCCAACAGCGCCCTGGTCGCCCCTGTGCTGATCGGCGCGGGGGCGACGGTCGGCGCGGGCTCGACGGTGACGCGGGATGTCGACGACCATGCGTTGGCGTTGGCGCGCAGTCAGCAAACCCAGAAAACGCCCTGGTCACGCCCGGCCAAAAAAACGTCTTAA
- a CDS encoding FAD:protein FMN transferase: MKMTSPSANRPARYLPLALLLALGLLAGCSESDRPLDSPVRLEGGIFGTFYQVTIADPLTQGEAQSLEEGILAELEDVDQAMSTYRDDSELIAFNDAPLDEWQPLSNELIEVMAISQSVAEASNGAFDITVGELVNLWSFGPEARPQEIPSDQELEERLARIGFDAVEVDTQKMQARRVRDVFVDLSGVAKGHATDRVAAYLDKQGIDNYLVNLGGDLIARGHRVAAEQEPWRIGIEVPRDGRPQAQHIIPLETLSVATSGDYRNYFEVDGQRYAHTLDPRTGRPVTHSLASVSVFHPSNAWADAWATALLVVGEEVGMQMAVDNDLSVLMLVSGDEGQWQSVASPAFVDYFGEDLIQTLGVDVWNAETTPDATGE, from the coding sequence ATGAAAATGACCTCGCCGAGCGCGAACCGACCCGCGCGCTATCTTCCTCTCGCGCTGCTGCTGGCGCTTGGCCTGTTGGCGGGCTGCTCGGAAAGCGACCGCCCGCTCGACTCGCCCGTACGCCTGGAGGGCGGCATCTTTGGTACGTTCTATCAGGTCACCATTGCCGATCCGCTCACCCAGGGTGAGGCGCAGTCGCTCGAGGAGGGCATTCTCGCCGAGCTCGAGGATGTCGATCAGGCGATGTCCACCTACCGCGACGACTCGGAGCTGATCGCCTTCAACGATGCCCCGCTCGACGAGTGGCAGCCGCTCTCCAACGAGCTGATCGAAGTGATGGCGATCAGCCAGTCGGTGGCCGAGGCGAGCAACGGCGCCTTCGATATCACCGTCGGTGAGCTGGTCAATCTTTGGAGTTTTGGCCCCGAGGCGCGGCCTCAGGAAATCCCTTCCGATCAGGAACTCGAAGAGCGCCTGGCGCGCATCGGCTTCGATGCCGTCGAAGTGGATACGCAGAAAATGCAGGCGCGGCGCGTGCGCGACGTTTTCGTCGACCTCTCCGGGGTAGCCAAAGGCCACGCCACGGATCGGGTCGCGGCGTATCTCGACAAGCAAGGCATCGACAACTACCTGGTCAATCTGGGCGGTGATCTGATCGCCCGCGGCCACCGGGTTGCCGCCGAGCAGGAGCCCTGGCGCATCGGCATCGAGGTGCCCCGAGACGGGCGCCCCCAAGCGCAGCACATCATTCCGCTGGAGACGCTGTCGGTGGCTACCTCCGGTGACTACCGCAACTACTTCGAAGTGGACGGGCAGCGCTACGCCCACACCCTGGACCCGCGCACCGGGCGCCCGGTTACCCACAGCCTTGCCTCGGTGTCGGTGTTTCATCCCTCGAATGCCTGGGCGGACGCCTGGGCCACCGCGCTTTTGGTGGTGGGCGAGGAGGTCGGTATGCAGATGGCCGTCGACAACGACCTGAGCGTGCTGATGCTCGTAAGCGGCGACGAAGGGCAGTGGCAGAGCGTGGCGAGTCCCGCCTTCGTCGACTACTTCGGTGAAGACCTCATTCAAACGCTCGGCGTCGATGTATGGAACGCCGAGACGACACCCGACGCAACAGGTGAATAA
- a CDS encoding undecaprenyl-diphosphate phosphatase → MDWLQVVVLAVVQGLTEFLPVSSSAHLILVPVLTDWDDQGLAFDVALHLGSLSAVILYFRHELWQMVTSTFATLGGKGINRDATLALWVVVATLPVCAVGFLLQDVVEANMRSTSVIAVSLIVFGLLLGYADMKKRGERTEYDMRLKDALIIGAAQVLALIPGTSRSGITMTAALMVGMGREGASRFSFLLSIPVIVLAGGLETFKLVSTPVSVDVTAMLWATLLSGVSAYLCIHYFLAVIRKLSMQPFVVYRVLFGLWLLWFFYV, encoded by the coding sequence ATGGATTGGCTTCAAGTAGTGGTGCTGGCAGTCGTACAGGGGTTGACCGAGTTTCTTCCCGTTTCGAGCTCGGCGCATCTCATTCTGGTTCCCGTACTAACCGACTGGGACGACCAGGGCCTGGCGTTCGACGTGGCGCTGCATCTGGGCAGTCTCAGCGCGGTCATCCTCTATTTTCGCCACGAGCTTTGGCAGATGGTGACCAGTACGTTCGCCACTTTGGGCGGCAAAGGCATCAATCGCGACGCAACGCTGGCGCTTTGGGTGGTGGTGGCAACCCTTCCGGTGTGCGCGGTCGGTTTTCTGCTTCAGGACGTCGTCGAGGCGAACATGCGCTCGACATCCGTCATCGCGGTCAGCCTCATCGTGTTCGGGCTGCTGCTGGGCTACGCCGACATGAAAAAGCGCGGTGAGCGCACGGAGTACGACATGCGCCTGAAGGATGCTCTCATCATTGGCGCCGCCCAGGTGCTTGCGCTCATTCCCGGCACCTCGCGCTCGGGCATCACGATGACCGCCGCGCTGATGGTGGGAATGGGCCGGGAGGGGGCTTCGCGCTTCTCGTTTCTGCTCTCCATTCCCGTAATCGTACTGGCCGGCGGGCTCGAAACCTTCAAACTCGTCAGCACGCCGGTGTCGGTCGACGTCACCGCCATGCTCTGGGCGACCCTGCTCTCCGGCGTCAGCGCCTATCTCTGTATTCACTACTTTTTAGCGGTGATTAGAAAGTTGAGTATGCAACCCTTCGTGGTTTATCGCGTATTATTTGGCCTTTGGCTGTTGTGGTTCTTTTACGTTTAG
- a CDS encoding cation diffusion facilitator family transporter, with translation MSETVESPVVQHYALDHQKAKRVTYVGAWLDALLSIVKVAVGYLVGSAALIADGIHSLSDLVTDGFVLTAIHYGRQGPDDDHHYGHGRIETLTTLLLGSILIFVAGAIAWSSVDRLLNGEGVNAPGVVAIAITVAALLSKEWIFRYTMRVAKEVKSKLLEANAWHSRSDALSTAVVLVALLGAQFGAGWLDAVAAVVVGLLVGKVGWDLLWQSARELVDTALPEEVQRQMYDVACSVPGVDSVHDLRTRQSAGWVMVDLHIVVGPTITVSEAHEIGNEVSRRLRHEFPLLTDVIFHIDPEDDAGEGDPSKLPGLPLRPEVEAALDERWYAHPVWRTLNDLQLHYLDNKVSVSLIISDPVHQPPQCLASQLKAMAGDIEWLGHVEILFITRAASSALR, from the coding sequence ATGTCTGAGACCGTAGAATCGCCAGTGGTTCAACACTATGCGCTCGACCATCAAAAAGCCAAGCGGGTGACCTACGTGGGCGCTTGGCTCGACGCGCTTTTAAGCATCGTGAAAGTGGCGGTTGGCTATCTGGTCGGCTCGGCGGCGCTGATTGCCGACGGCATTCACTCGCTCTCCGATCTGGTCACCGATGGCTTCGTACTCACGGCCATCCATTACGGCCGCCAGGGGCCGGACGACGACCACCACTATGGTCATGGGCGTATCGAAACGCTGACCACGCTGCTGCTGGGCAGTATCCTGATTTTCGTGGCCGGGGCGATCGCCTGGTCGAGCGTCGATCGACTGTTGAACGGCGAAGGCGTCAACGCGCCGGGCGTGGTGGCGATTGCGATCACCGTGGCGGCGCTTTTGAGCAAGGAGTGGATCTTTCGCTACACCATGCGCGTGGCGAAGGAGGTGAAGTCGAAGCTTCTGGAAGCCAATGCCTGGCACTCGCGAAGCGACGCGCTCTCCACCGCCGTGGTGCTGGTAGCGCTTCTCGGCGCGCAGTTCGGCGCCGGCTGGCTGGACGCCGTGGCCGCCGTGGTGGTCGGGCTGTTGGTCGGCAAGGTGGGTTGGGATCTTCTGTGGCAGTCCGCTCGCGAGCTCGTCGATACCGCACTGCCCGAGGAGGTGCAGCGCCAGATGTACGATGTGGCCTGCAGCGTGCCAGGCGTTGACAGCGTGCACGACCTGCGCACGCGCCAGTCTGCGGGCTGGGTAATGGTCGATCTGCATATCGTGGTGGGGCCGACGATCACCGTGTCAGAAGCCCACGAGATCGGCAACGAAGTGAGCCGCCGGCTGCGCCACGAATTTCCGCTGCTCACCGACGTGATTTTCCATATCGACCCGGAAGACGACGCCGGCGAAGGCGACCCAAGCAAGCTGCCGGGCCTGCCGCTGCGCCCGGAGGTCGAAGCCGCGCTCGACGAGCGTTGGTACGCGCACCCGGTGTGGCGCACCCTGAATGATCTACAGCTTCACTACCTGGACAACAAGGTGTCGGTGTCGCTGATCATCAGCGACCCGGTGCACCAGCCGCCCCAGTGCCTGGCCAGCCAGCTCAAGGCCATGGCCGGCGATATCGAATGGCTGGGCCACGTCGAGATTCTCTTCATCACCCGGGCGGCGAGCAGCGCGCTGCGCTAG
- the mgtE gene encoding magnesium transporter: protein MSLNDETLQALKAALLNALDANPVRRDLLAGRLAEIRSADIGEVLEELIEDDERLPAAIAILDILSPERAANVLGYLPGESQLEVVGELSDTQVLKLLEEMGSDERADLFNLLGEDRREALLRRMAHQEREDLKRLASYEQGTAGAIMTSDYVAIASGMTVSQALMRVRQTAPDAETVYQLYVLDSDGELIGTMSLRQLMVARPGAVIDDIMIKDVISTAVDRAQEDVARVVARYDLLALPVIDSDRRMVGIVTHDDAMDVAESEATEDIHKGMSIGQLEDGVSRVSLTSLYRKRVTWLVLLVFANLFSGAGIAYFEDVIAAQVALVFFLPLLIGSGGNAGAQAATLMVRGMATGDVGVKDWSKMLGRELLVAGSLGVTMAIAVAPIGIMRGGQAVAGIVALSMVVIVLFGSLIGMCLPFVLERFKVDPATASAPLVTTLIDATGVLIYFSIATAVLVSVN, encoded by the coding sequence ATGTCGCTAAACGATGAAACCCTGCAGGCATTGAAAGCGGCGCTCTTGAACGCGCTCGACGCCAACCCCGTGCGCCGGGACCTGCTCGCCGGGCGGCTGGCGGAAATTCGCTCGGCGGATATCGGCGAAGTGCTCGAGGAGCTTATCGAGGATGACGAGCGGCTGCCGGCAGCGATCGCCATCCTCGATATTCTCTCACCGGAGCGCGCTGCCAACGTACTGGGCTACCTGCCCGGGGAAAGCCAGCTCGAGGTCGTCGGCGAGCTCTCTGACACCCAGGTACTGAAACTTCTCGAAGAGATGGGCTCTGACGAACGGGCGGATCTTTTCAACCTGCTGGGTGAAGATCGCCGCGAGGCGCTGTTGCGGCGCATGGCCCACCAGGAGCGCGAGGATCTAAAGCGCCTGGCAAGCTACGAGCAGGGTACCGCCGGCGCCATCATGACCTCGGACTATGTCGCGATCGCCAGCGGCATGACGGTGTCGCAGGCGCTGATGCGCGTTCGCCAGACCGCGCCGGACGCGGAGACGGTCTACCAGCTCTACGTGCTGGATAGCGACGGCGAGCTGATCGGCACCATGTCGCTGCGCCAGTTGATGGTGGCGCGTCCGGGCGCGGTGATCGACGATATCATGATCAAGGATGTGATCAGCACCGCCGTGGATCGCGCCCAGGAGGATGTCGCCCGCGTGGTCGCCCGCTACGATCTGCTGGCGCTGCCGGTGATCGATAGTGATCGGCGCATGGTCGGCATCGTCACCCACGACGATGCGATGGACGTGGCGGAGTCCGAGGCGACCGAGGATATCCACAAGGGGATGTCGATCGGCCAGCTCGAGGACGGCGTGAGCCGCGTATCGCTCACAAGCCTTTACCGCAAGCGTGTGACCTGGCTGGTGCTGCTGGTGTTCGCCAATCTTTTCTCTGGAGCAGGCATCGCCTACTTCGAGGACGTGATCGCCGCTCAGGTAGCGCTGGTATTCTTTTTACCACTTCTGATCGGCAGCGGCGGCAACGCCGGCGCCCAGGCGGCGACGCTGATGGTGCGCGGTATGGCGACCGGGGATGTCGGGGTAAAGGATTGGAGCAAGATGCTCGGCCGGGAGCTTCTGGTCGCAGGCTCTTTGGGGGTGACCATGGCGATTGCGGTGGCGCCGATTGGCATCATGCGCGGCGGCCAGGCGGTGGCGGGAATCGTTGCGCTGAGCATGGTAGTGATCGTGCTGTTTGGCAGCCTGATTGGCATGTGCCTGCCCTTCGTACTCGAGCGCTTCAAGGTCGACCCGGCCACGGCCTCGGCGCCACTGGTGACCACGCTGATCGACGCCACGGGCGTATTGATCTACTTCAGCATCGCCACTGCCGTACTGGTCAGCGTGAACTAG
- a CDS encoding F0F1 ATP synthase subunit epsilon — protein MANSFTCNIVSAEDSIFSGAIEMVVAAGVVGDLGILPGHAPLLTELQPGPVRVFHDGGKEDHFFVSGGFMEVQPDHVTILADAASRASDLDEAAAEQAREEALKAFNDKSAELDYTRASAELAEAVAQLRTIQQLRKKAGKG, from the coding sequence ATGGCGAATAGCTTCACTTGCAATATCGTCAGCGCCGAAGACTCGATCTTCTCGGGAGCCATCGAAATGGTGGTGGCGGCCGGCGTCGTGGGCGATCTCGGTATTCTGCCGGGGCACGCTCCGCTTTTGACTGAGCTACAGCCCGGGCCGGTTCGCGTGTTTCACGACGGTGGCAAGGAAGATCATTTCTTTGTCTCCGGGGGCTTCATGGAGGTCCAGCCGGACCACGTGACCATCCTGGCCGATGCCGCCTCGCGAGCGAGCGACCTTGACGAAGCCGCTGCCGAACAGGCGCGGGAAGAAGCGCTGAAAGCCTTCAACGACAAGTCCGCTGAGCTCGACTACACGCGCGCATCGGCAGAGCTTGCCGAAGCCGTGGCCCAGCTGCGTACGATCCAGCAGCTGCGCAAGAAGGCGGGCAAGGGCTAG
- the atpD gene encoding F0F1 ATP synthase subunit beta, with translation MSGRIVQIIGAVIDVEFPRDSVPKVYDALKVSDKETILEVQQQLGDGVVRTIAMGSTEGLKRNLDVTNTGAAISVPVGKETLGRIMNVLGEPIDEAGPIGETERMPIHRKAPSYADQAASNELLETGIKVIDLVCPFAKGGKVGLFGGAGVGKTVNMMELIRNIATEHSGYSVFAGVGERTREGNDFYHEMTESNVIDKVSLVYGQMNEPPGNRLRVALTGLTIAEKFRDEGRDVLLFVDNIYRYTLAGTEVSALLGRMPSAVGYQPTLAEEMGVLQERITSTKNGSITSVQAVYVPADDLTDPSPATTFSHLDATVVLARSIAELGIYPAIDPLDSTSRQLDPLVVGEEHYNIARGVQGVLQRYKELKDIIAILGMDELSDEDKLAVARARKIQRFLSQPFFVAEVFTGSPGKYVSLKDTIKGFQGILDGDYDDLPEQAFYMVGSIDEAVEKANQMKK, from the coding sequence ATGAGCGGACGTATCGTACAAATCATCGGCGCGGTGATTGACGTAGAGTTTCCGCGGGACTCTGTGCCCAAGGTCTACGACGCGCTGAAAGTCTCTGATAAAGAGACCATCCTCGAAGTCCAGCAGCAGCTGGGCGACGGCGTGGTGCGCACCATCGCCATGGGCTCCACCGAGGGCCTGAAGCGTAATCTGGACGTGACCAACACAGGGGCCGCAATCTCCGTGCCGGTCGGTAAAGAGACGCTGGGCCGGATCATGAACGTGCTCGGCGAGCCGATCGACGAAGCCGGCCCCATCGGTGAAACCGAGCGCATGCCGATTCACCGCAAGGCGCCGAGCTACGCCGACCAGGCTGCTTCCAACGAGCTTTTGGAAACCGGCATCAAGGTCATCGACCTGGTGTGCCCGTTCGCCAAGGGCGGTAAGGTAGGCCTGTTCGGCGGCGCGGGTGTGGGTAAAACCGTCAACATGATGGAGCTTATCCGCAACATCGCCACCGAGCACAGCGGCTACTCCGTATTCGCCGGTGTCGGTGAGCGTACGCGTGAGGGTAACGACTTCTATCACGAGATGACCGAGTCCAACGTTATCGACAAGGTATCGCTGGTATACGGTCAGATGAACGAGCCGCCGGGTAACCGTCTGCGCGTGGCGCTGACCGGCCTGACCATCGCGGAAAAATTCCGTGACGAAGGCCGCGACGTTCTGCTGTTCGTCGACAACATCTACCGCTACACCCTGGCGGGTACCGAAGTATCGGCGCTCTTGGGCCGTATGCCGTCCGCGGTAGGTTACCAGCCGACGCTGGCCGAGGAGATGGGCGTTCTGCAGGAGCGTATCACCTCGACCAAGAACGGTTCGATCACCTCCGTGCAGGCGGTTTACGTTCCCGCGGATGACTTGACCGACCCGTCGCCGGCAACCACCTTCTCGCACCTGGACGCCACCGTGGTACTGGCGCGCTCCATCGCCGAACTGGGTATCTACCCGGCGATCGATCCGCTGGACTCCACCTCGCGTCAGCTCGACCCGCTGGTGGTAGGTGAAGAGCACTACAACATCGCCCGCGGTGTTCAGGGTGTTCTGCAGCGCTACAAGGAACTCAAGGATATCATCGCCATTCTGGGTATGGACGAGCTGTCGGACGAAGACAAGCTGGCCGTGGCCCGGGCGCGTAAGATCCAGCGTTTCCTGTCGCAGCCGTTCTTCGTGGCCGAGGTGTTTACTGGTTCGCCGGGCAAATACGTGTCGCTGAAAGACACGATCAAGGGCTTCCAGGGCATTCTCGACGGTGATTATGACGATCTGCCCGAACAGGCCTTCTACATGGTCGGCTCTATCGACGAAGCGGTCGAAAAAGCCAACCAGATGAAGAAGTAA
- the atpG gene encoding F0F1 ATP synthase subunit gamma, with protein MAAAKEIRTQIGSIKNTQKITSAMEMVAASKMRKAQDLMKAGQPYARQIRNVVGHIADANPEYKHDYMVEREVKRVGYIVVSTDRGLCGGLNVNLFKAVLKDAAAWREEGAELDFCALGSKAGAFFRKYGGNLVAAKSGLGEKPTVEGLIGSVKVMLEAYDEGRLDRLYVVYNEFVNTMTQKPVVRQLLPLSSDMGENAGHDNEENARPGSWDYLYEPDAKALLDSLLIRFIESQVYQAVVENGACEQAARMIAMKSATDNAGNLIDDLEMVYNKARQAAITQEISEIVGGASAV; from the coding sequence ATGGCAGCTGCAAAAGAGATACGCACCCAGATCGGGAGCATCAAAAATACGCAGAAAATCACCAGCGCCATGGAAATGGTCGCTGCGTCGAAGATGCGTAAAGCACAAGATCTGATGAAGGCTGGCCAGCCCTACGCACGACAGATTCGTAACGTGGTCGGCCACATCGCTGACGCCAACCCCGAGTACAAGCACGACTACATGGTCGAGCGCGAGGTGAAGCGCGTTGGTTACATCGTGGTGTCCACCGACCGCGGTCTGTGCGGCGGTTTGAACGTCAACCTCTTCAAGGCCGTGCTGAAAGACGCCGCCGCCTGGAGAGAGGAAGGCGCCGAGCTGGACTTCTGCGCCCTGGGCTCGAAGGCTGGCGCCTTTTTCCGCAAGTACGGCGGCAACCTGGTTGCGGCGAAAAGCGGATTGGGCGAAAAGCCGACCGTCGAGGGTCTGATCGGTAGTGTCAAGGTCATGCTCGAAGCGTACGACGAAGGCCGACTGGATCGTCTATACGTGGTGTACAACGAATTCGTCAACACCATGACGCAAAAGCCGGTGGTTCGTCAGCTCCTGCCGCTCTCATCCGACATGGGTGAGAACGCCGGACATGACAACGAAGAAAACGCCCGTCCCGGAAGCTGGGACTACCTGTATGAACCGGATGCCAAGGCGTTGCTGGACAGCCTGCTGATTCGCTTTATCGAATCCCAGGTGTATCAGGCGGTGGTCGAAAACGGTGCGTGCGAACAGGCCGCCCGGATGATCGCCATGAAGAGCGCGACCGACAACGCGGGTAATCTGATCGACGATCTGGAGATGGTCTACAACAAGGCCCGCCAGGCCGCCATTACCCAGGAAATTTCCGAGATTGTCGGCGGCGCTTCAGCCGTATAA